A single Cnuibacter physcomitrellae DNA region contains:
- a CDS encoding helix-turn-helix domain-containing protein, with protein sequence MAEPSIAEGLQALREQAGAVTYAEIAARISRLRAERSGGAGFEVSRSTVYDAFRPGRTRLNPDLVVDIVLSLGVSPEDAEGWRERCTTTRPAVARSPSRSAPSDSVAGPQPTPPSPPAPAGRAAPTWTGRQRLLLVAATLLAAIAVNLVGGELVIWLELPLFLDMIGTAVVAIALGPWYAVATAVVTQFAAVPLHGTSAGLPFTPVAIVGALIWGYGARRWGLARSLPRFLLLSVVVALACTIVAVPITAAVFEGYSSHVAANSLTDRFQTVGENLVLAVASSNLTASVLDKLIAGFVGLALGVPLLSTFASPPREPSSP encoded by the coding sequence GTGGCTGAGCCATCGATCGCCGAGGGCCTGCAGGCACTCCGCGAGCAGGCGGGCGCTGTCACCTATGCGGAGATCGCGGCGAGGATCTCGCGGCTCCGCGCGGAGCGGTCCGGCGGTGCGGGCTTCGAGGTCTCCAGGTCCACGGTCTACGACGCCTTCCGTCCCGGGCGGACGAGACTGAACCCCGACCTCGTGGTCGACATCGTCCTGAGCCTCGGGGTCAGCCCCGAGGACGCCGAAGGCTGGCGTGAGCGCTGCACCACGACCCGACCGGCCGTCGCTCGCTCCCCCTCGCGGAGCGCCCCGTCCGACTCGGTCGCCGGACCTCAGCCGACGCCTCCCTCGCCGCCCGCGCCTGCCGGCCGGGCCGCTCCGACCTGGACCGGGAGGCAGCGCCTCCTGCTCGTCGCGGCGACGCTCCTCGCCGCCATCGCGGTGAACCTCGTCGGCGGGGAGCTCGTGATCTGGCTCGAGCTCCCTCTCTTCCTCGACATGATCGGCACGGCCGTCGTCGCCATAGCCCTCGGCCCCTGGTACGCCGTGGCCACCGCCGTCGTGACCCAGTTCGCCGCTGTTCCCCTGCATGGCACCTCGGCGGGCCTCCCGTTCACCCCCGTAGCGATCGTCGGCGCGCTGATCTGGGGGTACGGTGCCCGGCGGTGGGGCCTCGCCCGAAGCCTGCCGCGATTCCTGCTGCTGAGCGTCGTCGTCGCCCTGGCGTGCACGATCGTCGCGGTGCCGATCACCGCCGCCGTCTTCGAGGGATACAGCTCGCACGTCGCGGCGAACTCCCTGACCGATCGCTTCCAGACCGTCGGCGAGAACCTCGTGCTCGCCGTGGCCTCGTCCAACCTCACCGCCTCCGTCCTGGACAAGCTCATCGCGGGGTTCGTCGGCCTCGCCCTCGGAGTCCCCCTGCTCTCGACGTTCGCCTCACCTCCACGGGAGCCCTCGTCCCCATGA
- a CDS encoding GntR family transcriptional regulator: MSLETAPAGSKSEQAYAWIRERILAHEYQPGFRLVLQTIADALDISVVPVREAIRRLEAEGLVSFERNVGARVALIDESEYVHTMQTLGLVEGLATALSSPLLHPADLDRASAVNERMHALLDDLDPHEFTRLNQEFHSVLYEPCPNPHVLDLVHRGWGRLAGIRDSTFAFVPGRATHSVDEHVEILDLIRDGADPLDIELAARRHRWRTMDAFIAARHGGEHPGS; the protein is encoded by the coding sequence ATGAGCCTCGAGACGGCGCCCGCGGGCAGCAAGTCGGAGCAGGCGTACGCCTGGATCCGCGAGCGCATCCTCGCCCATGAGTACCAGCCGGGGTTCCGTCTCGTGCTCCAGACCATCGCCGACGCCCTCGACATCAGCGTCGTGCCCGTGCGCGAGGCGATCCGCCGCCTCGAGGCGGAGGGGCTCGTCTCGTTCGAGCGCAACGTGGGGGCGCGCGTCGCCCTCATCGACGAGAGCGAGTACGTCCACACGATGCAGACCCTCGGACTCGTCGAGGGCCTCGCCACGGCGCTGTCGAGCCCCCTGCTGCACCCGGCCGACCTCGATCGGGCCTCGGCGGTGAACGAGCGGATGCACGCCCTCCTCGACGACTTAGATCCGCACGAGTTCACCCGCCTCAACCAGGAGTTCCACTCGGTGCTCTACGAGCCGTGCCCCAACCCGCACGTCCTCGACCTCGTGCACCGGGGCTGGGGGCGGCTCGCCGGGATCCGCGACTCGACGTTCGCGTTCGTGCCCGGACGCGCGACCCACTCCGTCGACGAGCACGTCGAGATCCTCGACCTCATCCGCGACGGCGCCGATCCGCTCGACATCGAGCTCGCCGCCCGCCGCCACCGCTGGCGCACGATGGACGCGTTCATCGCCGCGCGCCACGGCGGCGAGCACCCCGGCTCCTAG
- the hpaH gene encoding 2-oxo-hept-4-ene-1,7-dioate hydratase — MALSASQITAIADELAAAERDRTTVPRLTSRYPDMTVEDSYAVQNEWRRRGVAAGRRLVGRKIGLTSKVMQAATGITEPDYGAIFADQVFENGAVIEHSRFSNVRIEVELAFVLSAPLEGPSVTVFDVLRATEYVVPALEILSSRLEMEGRTIVDTISDNAALGGMVYGGNPVAPDAVDLRWVSALLYRNEVIEESGVAAAVLNHPATGVAWLANKLAQHGDRLEAGEIVLAGSFTRPMWVHPGDTVLADYRDLGTITCRFI; from the coding sequence ATGGCGCTCTCCGCTTCCCAGATCACCGCCATCGCCGACGAGCTCGCCGCCGCCGAGCGCGACCGCACCACCGTGCCCCGGCTCACCTCCCGCTACCCCGACATGACCGTCGAGGATTCCTACGCGGTGCAGAACGAGTGGCGCCGCCGCGGCGTCGCGGCCGGACGACGGCTGGTGGGCCGCAAGATCGGTCTCACGTCGAAGGTCATGCAGGCCGCGACGGGCATCACCGAACCCGACTACGGCGCGATCTTCGCCGACCAGGTGTTCGAGAACGGCGCGGTCATCGAGCACTCGCGGTTCTCCAACGTGCGGATCGAGGTCGAGCTCGCCTTCGTGCTCTCCGCGCCGCTCGAGGGCCCCTCCGTGACGGTGTTCGATGTGCTGCGCGCGACTGAGTACGTCGTGCCCGCCCTCGAGATCCTCTCCTCGCGGCTCGAGATGGAGGGGCGCACGATCGTCGACACCATCAGCGACAACGCCGCCCTCGGGGGCATGGTCTACGGCGGCAACCCCGTCGCTCCGGATGCGGTCGACCTGCGCTGGGTCTCGGCGCTGCTCTACCGCAACGAGGTGATCGAGGAGTCCGGCGTCGCCGCCGCGGTCCTCAACCACCCCGCCACCGGGGTGGCGTGGCTCGCGAACAAGCTCGCCCAGCACGGCGACCGGCTCGAGGCGGGCGAGATCGTCCTCGCCGGGTCGTTCACGCGGCCGATGTGGGTGCATCCTGGGGACACCGTGCTGGCCGACTACCGCGACCTGGGGACGATCACATGCCGCTTCATCTGA
- a CDS encoding fumarylacetoacetate hydrolase family protein yields MPSTGQDDGRFAALPVRPGKIIAVHLSYASRADQRGRRPAAPSYFLKPSSSVAADGSTIERPDGTELLAFEGEIALVIGEPARWVSAAEAWSHVGWITAANDFGIYDYRANDKGSNVRSKGRDGYTPIGPALIDASTVDPAAIRLRTWVDGALVQDDTTAGLIFPLAQIVADLSQHLTLETGDVILAGTPAGSSVVVPGQTVEVEVDVPDAPGSPASGRLATTVVAGAGGFDPALGSLPAVDDAQRADAWGSAEAAGFAPETPADAAPALDPDLKERLLRAPVAGLSQQLRKRGLNNVTIDGVRPMHPEQKLVGVARTLRFVPNREDLFDSHGGGYNAQKRVFDAVGADEVVVIEARGEAGSGTLGDILALRAQANGAAGIVTDGGVRDYDAVAAVGIPVYTVGAHPAVLGRKHVPWEGDVAVACGGTTVLPGDILVGDSDGVIVIPPALVETVVDAALAQEEEDAWIAEQVRAGHPVDGLFPLNAEWRARYESERGR; encoded by the coding sequence ATGCCATCCACAGGTCAGGACGACGGACGCTTCGCCGCGTTGCCGGTCCGCCCGGGCAAGATCATCGCCGTGCACCTGAGCTACGCGTCGCGGGCCGACCAGCGCGGCCGACGCCCCGCCGCGCCGTCCTACTTCCTCAAGCCGTCGAGCTCGGTCGCCGCCGACGGCAGCACCATCGAGCGGCCCGACGGCACCGAGCTGCTCGCCTTCGAAGGCGAGATCGCGCTCGTCATCGGCGAGCCGGCGAGATGGGTGAGCGCAGCGGAGGCGTGGAGTCACGTCGGCTGGATCACCGCGGCGAACGACTTCGGCATCTACGACTACCGGGCGAACGACAAGGGCTCGAACGTCCGATCGAAGGGCCGCGACGGCTACACGCCGATCGGGCCGGCGCTGATCGACGCGAGCACCGTCGACCCCGCCGCCATCCGGCTGCGCACCTGGGTCGACGGCGCCCTCGTGCAGGACGACACGACCGCGGGCCTGATCTTCCCCCTGGCCCAGATCGTGGCCGACCTCAGCCAGCACCTCACCCTGGAGACAGGCGACGTCATCCTCGCGGGCACCCCCGCCGGGTCGAGCGTCGTCGTCCCCGGGCAGACCGTCGAGGTCGAGGTCGACGTGCCGGATGCGCCCGGCTCACCCGCCAGCGGCCGCCTCGCGACCACGGTCGTCGCGGGGGCGGGCGGCTTCGACCCCGCGCTCGGTTCACTGCCGGCCGTCGACGACGCCCAGCGGGCGGATGCCTGGGGCTCCGCCGAGGCCGCCGGCTTCGCGCCCGAGACCCCCGCGGATGCCGCCCCGGCCCTCGATCCCGACCTCAAGGAGAGGCTGCTCCGCGCCCCCGTGGCCGGGCTCTCCCAGCAGCTGCGCAAGCGCGGGCTGAACAACGTCACCATCGACGGCGTCCGCCCGATGCATCCCGAGCAGAAGCTCGTCGGCGTGGCCCGGACCCTCCGCTTCGTGCCGAACCGCGAGGACCTCTTCGACAGCCACGGCGGCGGCTACAACGCGCAGAAGCGCGTCTTCGACGCCGTCGGCGCGGACGAGGTGGTGGTCATCGAGGCGCGCGGCGAGGCCGGATCGGGCACGCTCGGCGACATCCTCGCCCTCCGCGCCCAGGCGAACGGCGCCGCGGGCATCGTCACCGACGGCGGCGTACGCGACTACGACGCGGTCGCCGCCGTCGGCATCCCGGTCTACACCGTCGGAGCGCACCCTGCCGTGCTCGGGCGCAAGCACGTCCCCTGGGAGGGCGACGTGGCCGTCGCGTGCGGGGGCACCACCGTGCTGCCCGGCGACATCCTCGTCGGCGACTCCGACGGCGTGATCGTGATCCCCCCTGCCCTGGTGGAGACGGTCGTGGATGCGGCCCTCGCACAGGAGGAGGAGGACGCCTGGATCGCCGAGCAGGTGAGGGCGGGCCACCCCGTCGACGGGCTCTTCCCCCTGAACGCCGAGTGGCGGGCCCGGTACGAGAGCGAGCGCGGCCGATGA
- the hpaE gene encoding 5-carboxymethyl-2-hydroxymuconate semialdehyde dehydrogenase has protein sequence MTTRHIPADLPDHIQHYIGGRFVDSVDGDTFEVLDPVTNETYLRAAAGKKDDIDLAVAAAREAFVNGPWPRMLPRERARILHRIADIVESRDARLAELESFDSGLPITQALGQARRAAENFRFFADLIVAQADDAFKVPGRQMNYVNRKPIGVAGLITPWNTPFMLESWKLGPALATGNTVVLKPAEFTPLSASLWAGIFEEAGLPEGVFNLVNGLGEDAGDALVKHPDVPLISFTGESRTGQIIFANAAPYLKGLSMELGGKSPAIVFADADLEAAIDATIFGVFSLNGERCTAGSRILVERPIYDEFVERYAEQAKRVVVGDPQDPATEVGALVHPEHYEKVMSYVEIGKGEGRLVAGGGRPEGFPTGNYVAPTVFADVPKEARIFQEEIFGPVVAITPFDTEEEALELANGVRYGLAAYVWTNDLKRSHNFAQAIEAGMVWLNSNNVRDLRTPFGGVKASGLGHEGGYRSIDFYTDQQAVHITLGKVHNPTFGKSAPITPESREELEEATEDSDN, from the coding sequence ATGACCACCCGACACATCCCCGCCGATCTGCCCGACCACATCCAGCACTACATCGGCGGCCGGTTCGTCGACTCGGTCGACGGCGACACCTTCGAGGTGCTCGATCCGGTGACGAACGAGACGTACCTGCGTGCGGCGGCGGGCAAGAAGGACGACATCGACCTCGCCGTGGCCGCCGCCCGTGAGGCCTTCGTGAACGGGCCGTGGCCGCGGATGCTCCCCCGCGAGCGTGCGCGCATCCTGCACCGCATCGCCGACATCGTCGAGTCGCGCGACGCGCGCCTGGCCGAGCTGGAGAGCTTCGACTCGGGGCTGCCGATCACGCAGGCGCTCGGCCAGGCGCGACGCGCCGCCGAGAACTTCCGCTTCTTCGCCGACCTGATCGTCGCCCAGGCCGACGACGCGTTCAAGGTGCCCGGGCGGCAGATGAACTACGTCAACCGCAAGCCGATCGGCGTCGCCGGGCTCATCACGCCGTGGAACACGCCGTTCATGCTCGAGTCGTGGAAGCTCGGCCCGGCGCTCGCCACGGGCAACACCGTCGTGCTGAAGCCCGCCGAGTTCACGCCGCTCTCGGCGTCGCTCTGGGCCGGGATCTTCGAGGAGGCCGGACTGCCCGAGGGTGTGTTCAACCTCGTCAACGGCCTCGGCGAGGATGCGGGCGACGCGCTGGTGAAGCACCCCGACGTCCCGCTCATCTCCTTCACCGGCGAGAGCCGGACCGGGCAGATCATCTTCGCCAACGCCGCGCCCTACCTCAAGGGGCTGTCGATGGAGCTCGGCGGCAAGAGCCCCGCCATCGTGTTCGCGGACGCGGACCTCGAGGCCGCCATCGACGCCACGATCTTCGGCGTCTTCTCCCTGAACGGCGAGCGCTGCACCGCGGGCAGCCGCATCCTCGTCGAGCGCCCGATCTACGACGAGTTCGTCGAGCGCTACGCCGAGCAGGCGAAGCGCGTCGTGGTCGGCGACCCCCAGGATCCGGCCACCGAGGTCGGTGCGCTGGTGCATCCGGAGCACTACGAGAAGGTCATGAGCTACGTCGAGATCGGCAAGGGCGAGGGCCGCCTCGTCGCCGGCGGCGGCCGGCCCGAGGGCTTCCCCACCGGCAACTACGTCGCACCGACGGTGTTCGCCGACGTCCCGAAGGAGGCGCGGATCTTCCAGGAGGAGATCTTCGGCCCGGTCGTCGCGATCACCCCGTTCGACACGGAGGAGGAGGCCCTCGAGCTCGCCAACGGCGTGCGCTACGGCCTCGCCGCCTACGTCTGGACGAACGACCTCAAGCGGTCGCACAACTTCGCACAGGCCATCGAGGCCGGCATGGTGTGGCTGAACAGCAACAACGTGCGCGACCTCCGCACGCCCTTCGGCGGGGTGAAGGCCTCGGGCCTCGGCCACGAGGGCGGCTACCGCTCCATCGACTTCTACACCGACCAGCAGGCGGTGCACATCACCCTCGGCAAGGTGCACAACCCCACCTTCGGCAAGTCCGCCCCGATCACCCCCGAGTCCCGCGAGGAGCTCGAGGAGGCGACCGAGGACTCCGACAACTGA
- a CDS encoding oxidoreductase → MDTDTTPTIPTTTTDLPGGLWSLGDRSLTRFGYGAMQLAGPFVMGPPKDHDAAIAVLRAAVESGITHIDTSESYGPKIVNELIREALHPYAPDLVIATKVGGRRDARGGWPTARKPDELRRQIDDNLETLGLEHLDLVHLRMGDATGPAPEPVEEAFATLVDLQRQGLIRHLGLSNATAEQVAEAQSIAPIVSVQNAYNLATRNDDELIDRLASEGVAYIPFFPLGGFSPLQAQALSAVAERVGSAPLPVALAWLLQRSPNILLIPGTSSVEHLRENIAGAATVLSEDDVRELDAIGTRP, encoded by the coding sequence ATGGACACCGACACGACACCGACGATCCCCACCACGACGACCGATCTCCCGGGCGGACTCTGGTCGCTCGGCGACAGGAGCCTGACCCGCTTCGGCTACGGCGCGATGCAGCTCGCCGGTCCCTTCGTCATGGGGCCGCCGAAGGACCACGACGCAGCGATCGCCGTCCTCAGGGCCGCGGTCGAGAGCGGCATCACCCACATCGACACCTCCGAGTCGTACGGTCCGAAGATCGTCAACGAACTGATCCGCGAAGCCCTGCATCCGTACGCACCCGATCTCGTGATCGCCACGAAGGTGGGCGGGCGCCGGGATGCTCGGGGCGGCTGGCCGACGGCCCGGAAGCCCGACGAGCTCCGCCGCCAGATCGACGACAACCTCGAGACGCTTGGCCTCGAGCACCTCGACCTCGTCCACCTGCGGATGGGCGACGCCACCGGCCCCGCCCCCGAGCCGGTCGAGGAGGCCTTCGCGACGCTCGTGGACCTGCAGCGGCAGGGGCTCATCCGCCATCTGGGCCTCAGCAACGCCACAGCCGAGCAGGTGGCGGAAGCCCAGTCGATCGCGCCGATCGTCTCCGTCCAGAACGCCTACAACCTCGCCACCCGGAACGACGACGAGCTGATCGACAGGCTGGCCTCCGAGGGGGTCGCGTACATCCCCTTCTTCCCGCTCGGCGGGTTCAGCCCGCTGCAGGCTCAGGCGCTCTCGGCGGTGGCGGAGCGCGTCGGGTCCGCGCCCCTCCCGGTGGCGCTGGCCTGGTTGCTCCAGCGCTCGCCGAACATCCTGCTCATCCCGGGCACCTCGTCCGTCGAGCACCTCCGCGAGAACATCGCCGGCGCGGCGACCGTCCTCTCGGAGGACGACGTCCGCGAGCTCGACGCCATCGGCACACGCCCCTGA
- a CDS encoding winged helix-turn-helix transcriptional regulator, which produces MATLTAAEKRAQAKTEYDAFLSACPSHQLLGRIAGKWVTLVLSALGSGPDCDGEPRPMRYSELSRVLAGVSPKMLSQTLRSLERDGLVERTVTPTVPVTVSYELTALGLSLHSTVRQLKLWSQDHRDEVAARQSAYDEAHLPAS; this is translated from the coding sequence ATGGCGACGCTGACGGCGGCCGAGAAGCGGGCGCAGGCCAAGACCGAGTACGACGCGTTCCTGTCGGCGTGCCCGAGCCATCAGCTGTTGGGCCGGATCGCGGGGAAGTGGGTCACCCTCGTGCTGTCCGCCCTCGGCAGCGGCCCCGACTGCGACGGCGAGCCGCGACCGATGCGCTACTCGGAGCTGTCGCGTGTGCTGGCCGGGGTCAGCCCGAAGATGCTGTCGCAGACGCTGCGCTCGTTGGAGCGCGACGGTCTCGTCGAGCGCACCGTCACGCCGACCGTGCCGGTCACGGTGAGCTACGAGCTCACCGCCCTCGGGCTCTCGCTCCACTCGACCGTGCGGCAGCTCAAGCTGTGGTCGCAGGATCACCGCGACGAGGTCGCCGCCCGCCAGTCCGCCTACGACGAGGCGCACCTGCCCGCGTCCTGA
- a CDS encoding HpcH/HpaI aldolase family protein — translation MPLHLIPTLRDALTSASPRALTGIWVCSGSTVNAEIVAGSGTDWVMIDMEHAPQGLETVLQMLQTVAAHPVTPVVRVPIGDPVLIKQVLDLGAQNLLVPMVSSAEQAASLVEAVRYPPRGVRGVGSALARSARWNRVDDYLVNADQHVSLFVQVETAAAVDVAGEIAAVDGIDGVFVGPADLAASMGLLGQQTHPDVVAAVHRAFAAVLAAGKPVGVNAFDPAVAQGYIDAGATFVLVGADVALLARATESLAARFAPPAPSADGSRPSY, via the coding sequence ATGCCGCTTCATCTGATCCCGACGCTGCGCGACGCGCTGACGTCGGCCTCCCCCCGTGCCCTCACGGGGATCTGGGTCTGCTCGGGTTCGACCGTCAACGCCGAGATCGTCGCCGGGTCGGGCACCGACTGGGTGATGATCGACATGGAGCACGCGCCCCAGGGCCTCGAGACGGTGCTGCAGATGCTCCAGACCGTCGCCGCGCATCCGGTCACCCCCGTCGTGCGGGTGCCCATCGGCGATCCGGTGCTCATCAAGCAGGTGCTCGACCTCGGTGCGCAGAACCTGCTCGTGCCGATGGTGTCGTCCGCCGAGCAGGCCGCGTCGCTCGTCGAGGCCGTGCGCTACCCGCCGCGCGGCGTCCGCGGCGTGGGCTCGGCCCTCGCACGGTCGGCACGCTGGAACCGGGTCGACGACTACCTCGTGAACGCCGACCAGCACGTGTCGCTGTTCGTGCAGGTCGAGACCGCGGCGGCGGTCGACGTCGCCGGCGAGATCGCCGCGGTCGACGGGATCGACGGCGTCTTCGTCGGGCCCGCCGACCTCGCGGCGTCGATGGGGCTGCTCGGCCAGCAGACGCATCCAGACGTCGTCGCCGCGGTGCACCGGGCGTTCGCCGCGGTGCTGGCTGCCGGCAAGCCGGTGGGCGTGAACGCCTTCGACCCCGCGGTGGCGCAGGGGTACATCGACGCCGGCGCGACGTTCGTGCTGGTCGGCGCGGACGTCGCCCTCCTCGCCCGCGCGACCGAGTCCCTCGCCGCCCGCTTCGCGCCCCCCGCCCCCTCTGCCGACGGCTCGCGCCCCTCGTACTGA
- the hpaD gene encoding 3,4-dihydroxyphenylacetate 2,3-dioxygenase has product MSTDKTLTSAGYYTSQEAPISAANAFPTPTATPPDVLRCAYMELVVTDLAASRQFYVDILGLYVTEEDDEAIYLRSTEEFIHHNLVLRKGDVAAVAAFSYRVRAAEDLDRAVEFFGELGCEVRRNPDGFVKGIGDSVRVVDPLGFPYEFFHATDHVERMSWRYDLHIPGELVRLDHFNQITPDVPRAVRYMQDLGFRVTEDIQDDEGTVYAAWMRRKPTVHDTAMTGGDGPRMHHVCFATHEKHNILSICDKLGALRRSDAIERGPGRHGVSNAFYLYLRDPDGHRVEVYTQDYYTGDPDNPVITWDVHDNQRRDWWGNPVVPSWYTDGSLVLDLDGNPQPVVARTDSSEMAVTIGADGFSYTRPDDDPADLPEWKQGEYKLGNQL; this is encoded by the coding sequence ATGAGCACCGACAAGACCCTCACCTCCGCCGGGTACTACACCAGCCAGGAGGCGCCCATCTCCGCGGCGAACGCCTTCCCGACGCCGACGGCCACGCCGCCCGACGTGCTGCGCTGCGCGTACATGGAGCTCGTCGTCACCGACCTCGCCGCGTCGCGGCAGTTCTACGTCGACATCCTCGGTCTGTACGTCACCGAGGAGGACGACGAGGCGATCTACCTCCGCTCGACCGAGGAGTTCATCCACCACAACCTCGTGCTGCGGAAGGGCGACGTCGCGGCCGTCGCCGCCTTCTCGTACCGCGTGCGTGCGGCGGAGGACCTCGACCGGGCGGTGGAGTTCTTCGGCGAGCTCGGCTGCGAGGTCCGGCGCAACCCCGACGGCTTCGTCAAGGGCATCGGCGACTCGGTGCGCGTGGTCGATCCGCTCGGCTTCCCGTACGAGTTCTTCCACGCCACCGACCACGTCGAGAGGATGAGCTGGCGCTACGACCTGCACATCCCCGGCGAGCTCGTCCGGCTCGACCACTTCAACCAGATCACGCCCGACGTGCCGCGCGCCGTGCGCTACATGCAGGACCTCGGCTTCCGGGTGACGGAGGACATCCAGGACGACGAGGGCACCGTGTACGCAGCGTGGATGCGCCGCAAGCCCACCGTCCACGACACCGCGATGACGGGCGGCGACGGCCCGCGCATGCACCACGTGTGCTTCGCCACCCACGAGAAGCACAACATCCTGTCGATCTGCGACAAGCTCGGCGCGCTGCGCCGCTCGGACGCGATCGAGCGCGGACCTGGACGCCACGGGGTCTCGAACGCCTTCTACCTCTACCTCCGCGACCCTGACGGGCACCGTGTCGAGGTCTACACGCAGGACTACTACACGGGCGACCCCGACAACCCCGTCATCACCTGGGACGTCCACGACAACCAGCGCCGCGACTGGTGGGGGAACCCCGTCGTGCCGTCCTGGTACACCGACGGATCGCTCGTGCTCGACCTCGACGGCAACCCCCAGCCCGTGGTCGCGCGGACCGACTCGAGCGAGATGGCGGTCACCATCGGCGCCGACGGATTCTCCTACACCCGACCCGACGACGACCCGGCCGATCTGCCGGAGTGGAAGCAGGGCGAGTACAAGCTGGGGAACCAGCTCTGA
- a CDS encoding MarR family winged helix-turn-helix transcriptional regulator, with amino-acid sequence MASSSDSDSARPRRASDFPYRSELLANLSALILLWDSPALQGEILAKTGESIDQQSHATLRHLLAWGPMRPTALSNVLATGASHVSKIVRRLEADGLVQRTTDPSDGRATLISLTTAGEEAAHSVYELGDRMIAEVLDGWSDDDVREYTGLTVRFVQDAIASAERMLERGLLPLKK; translated from the coding sequence ATGGCCTCGAGCTCAGACTCCGACTCCGCCCGCCCGCGACGGGCGAGCGACTTCCCCTACCGCTCCGAGCTGCTCGCCAATCTGAGCGCCCTGATCCTCCTCTGGGACTCGCCCGCCCTCCAGGGCGAGATCCTCGCGAAGACCGGGGAGAGCATCGACCAGCAGTCTCACGCGACCCTCCGACATCTGCTCGCCTGGGGCCCGATGCGCCCCACCGCCCTCTCGAACGTGCTCGCGACCGGCGCCTCGCACGTGAGCAAGATCGTGCGACGCCTCGAAGCCGACGGCCTCGTGCAGCGCACGACCGACCCCTCCGACGGCCGGGCGACCCTCATCAGCCTCACGACGGCCGGGGAGGAGGCCGCGCACAGCGTCTACGAGCTCGGCGATCGCATGATCGCCGAGGTCCTCGACGGATGGTCGGACGACGACGTGCGGGAGTACACCGGCCTGACCGTGCGGTTCGTCCAGGACGCGATCGCGTCGGCCGAGCGGATGCTCGAGAGAGGACTGCTGCCCCTCAAGAAGTGA